CGGTGGTGGACATGTTGTTCAACGGTCTCGTCCGCTACAAGCCCGGGGACATCACCGCGTTCGAGCCGGACCTGGCCGAGTCGTGGGAGGTCTCCACCGACGGGCTCACCTGGACGTTCCACCTCCGGCCGAAGGTGCAGGTCCATCCGTTCCCGGGGGCCCCGGAGGGGTATGAGCTCACGAGCGAGGACGTGGTGTTCTCCCTCCAGAAGGCCGCGGATAAAGACCGCTCGGCCTACGCCGGGGAATACGTGGGGATGAGGTTCGAGGCGGTGGACCCGTACACGGTGCGGATCATCCTGGACAAGGCCCTCTCCCCGTCGTTGTTCCTCCCCAAGGTGGCGGATTACGCCGGTGGGTTCATCGTCCCAAAGGGGCCGTACGAGGCCCTTGGGCCCCGGTTCGCCACCAACCCGGTGGGCACAGGGCCGTTCCAGTTCGCTGAGTACGTGCCCACCCAGAAGGTGCGGCTTGTTCGGAACGACCGGTACTTCCGGGGGGCTCCCCTCCTCGCGGGGGTGGAGGTATGGTACATGCCCGATGTGACCGCGCGCCTGAGCGCCCTCGTCACCGGGGAGGTCCACGTGATCGAGGGGGTGCGGGAGCAGGCGTGGGTGGAGGCGGTGAAGCGCATGCCGGGGGCGGTGGTGGACGTGTTCGGCCCCGGGGAGACCGAGGTCCTCCACCTCAACATGTCCAAGGACCCCATCACGAACCTCCAGGTGCGCCAGGCCATCGCCTACGCCATCAGCCGGGAGGAAGTGATCACCGCCATCGGGCCCGATGTGGCTGAGCCGCTGTGCGCCGCGGTCCCGCCCTACCTCGCCGGCGGCCTCACCTGCGCCGAGGCCGCGGAAAAGGGGCTCCTCTATGAGGCCAACCTGGAGCTGGCCCGCAACCTCCTCGCCGCGGCCGGCTACCCCAACGGGTTTGCGATCAGCGCCTACATCACCGAGCGCGCTTCCTACCGAAAGCCGTTCGAGAACGTGCAGGCCCAGCTCGCCCGGGTTGGGATCCGCCTGAACATCACGGTGGTGGACCACTCCTCCTTCCACACCCTGATCCGCCAGGACGTGAACCCACTCGTCCACTACGAGGCGTGGCGACCGAGCGCCGATGCGTTCCTGACCCGGTTCTACCACTCGGCCTCGACCGTGGTCACCGGGGCCAAGCCGGACACAAACTTCTCCCATGTGACCTCCGTCGACGGGCTGATCGAGGCCGCCCGCTACGAGCTCGACCCGGCCCGCCAGGCCGAGCTGTGGAAGGAAGCCCAGGTGAAGCTTCTCGAGGAGCTTGCCTCCTATCCGCTCTACGTCCTCAAGTTCGTGTTCGCCCGGTCGGAGAAGGTGGACTACGGGTACGTGCTGCGGTCCTCGCTCGCCCTGTATCCTCAAGTCACCGAACTAACCCGAATTAAGTGAATCCGGTTGGGGGCGGGCCGAATCCGCCCGCC
This Candidatus Acetothermia bacterium DNA region includes the following protein-coding sequences:
- a CDS encoding ABC transporter substrate-binding protein — its product is MRRWWAVLAVVLAVGLVSQAQVLRIAFDAADLKTLDPHYAAATMDRAVVDMLFNGLVRYKPGDITAFEPDLAESWEVSTDGLTWTFHLRPKVQVHPFPGAPEGYELTSEDVVFSLQKAADKDRSAYAGEYVGMRFEAVDPYTVRIILDKALSPSLFLPKVADYAGGFIVPKGPYEALGPRFATNPVGTGPFQFAEYVPTQKVRLVRNDRYFRGAPLLAGVEVWYMPDVTARLSALVTGEVHVIEGVREQAWVEAVKRMPGAVVDVFGPGETEVLHLNMSKDPITNLQVRQAIAYAISREEVITAIGPDVAEPLCAAVPPYLAGGLTCAEAAEKGLLYEANLELARNLLAAAGYPNGFAISAYITERASYRKPFENVQAQLARVGIRLNITVVDHSSFHTLIRQDVNPLVHYEAWRPSADAFLTRFYHSASTVVTGAKPDTNFSHVTSVDGLIEAARYELDPARQAELWKEAQVKLLEELASYPLYVLKFVFARSEKVDYGYVLRSSLALYPQVTELTRIK